The following coding sequences lie in one Oncorhynchus kisutch isolate 150728-3 linkage group LG17, Okis_V2, whole genome shotgun sequence genomic window:
- the nrm gene encoding nurim — translation MASVTARGMTLCILALLNFVFVFITGADFVRFISFRAIYHNITGESPLCQDSVPWSVALRDSSVLKSVVVDLGLLALFIVQHSLLAWAPVKQACQSVLGVLNRAMYCSTTALALQILMHYWQPVTEAPCLWSVRNAPWNTWFPLLCFTLHFLCWSIICSILLIFDYPELLGIKQVYYECLGLGDPLALKSPRAQRLFAHLRHPVCVELAVVLWLLPALPLDRLLLAGSLSAYLALAHSLDTQDCAYLSVQLHSKLRLFSLPQDGTAQNNDNHKQE, via the exons ATGGCGTCAGTCACTGCTCGTGGTATGACCCTTTGCATCTTGGCGCTGTTAAACTTTGTCTTCGTTTTTATAACCGGTGCAGACTTTGTTCGTTTCATCTCATTTCGAGCAATATATCATAACATCACTGGAGAGTCGCCACTGTGTCAAG actctgtaccatgGTCTGTAGCTTTGCGGGACAGCTCCGTTCTCAAGTCTGTGGTTGTGGATCTGGGGCTTCTGGCTCTTTTTATTGTCCAGCACAGCCTATTGGCCTGGGCTCCAGTCAAGCAGGCCTGTCAGTCTGTCCTGGGGGTACTGAACCGGGCCATGTACTGCTCCACCACTGCTCTGGctctccag ATATTGATGCATTACTGGCAGCCTGTGACGGAGGCTCCCTGTCTGTGGTCAGTACGTAATGCCCCATGGAATACCTGGTTCCCCCTGCTCTGTTTCACCCTGCACTTCCTCTGCTGGTCCATCATCTGCAGTATACTGCTGATCTTTGACTATCCTGAACTACTGGGCATCAAGCAG GTTTATTATGAGTGCCTTGGTTTGGGAGATCCTCTGGCTCTCAAGTCCCCCCGGGCTCAGCGTCTCTTCGCCCACCTGCGTCACCCCGTGTGTGTGGAGCTGGCTGTGGTGCTGTGGCTCCTCCCTGCCCTGCCCCTGGACAGGCTGCTGCTGGCGGGGAGTCTGTCGGCCTACCTGGCCCTGGCTCACTCCCTGGATACACAGGACTGTGCCTACCTCAGTGTCCAGCTGCATAGCAAACTGCGGCTCTTCTCTTTGCCACAGGATGGCACTGCTCAGAACAATGACAACCACAAGCAAGAGTGA